A DNA window from Acidobacteriota bacterium contains the following coding sequences:
- a CDS encoding cold-shock protein has translation MATGTVKWFDEKKGYGFITMDEGKDVFVHFSAIQGSGFRKLQEGDRVTFEVKDGTKGPQADQVVVVRE, from the coding sequence ATGGCTACCGGTACGGTGAAATGGTTCGACGAAAAGAAGGGCTACGGGTTCATCACCATGGACGAGGGAAAAGACGTCTTCGTCCACTTCAGCGCCATCCAGGGCAGCGGGTTCCGCAAGCTTCAGGAGGGCGACCGGGTGACCTTCGAGGTCAAGGACGGCACCAAGGGTCCCCAGGCGGACCAGGTGGTCGTGGTCCGCGAATAA
- the pyrR gene encoding bifunctional pyr operon transcriptional regulator/uracil phosphoribosyltransferase PyrR: MKRKKLFDAAGIQRSLGRLALEVAERLHGCQDVVLIGIHRRGVPLARRVAKALEKAENIVLPVGALDINLYRDDFSSVGTAPVLRGTQVEFPIEGKTVILVDDVLFTGRTVRAALDALVDIGRPARVQLAVLVDRGHRELPIQADYVGLSLSTRREDHVELRLKEIDGEDSLILESPESGAGKRGKR, encoded by the coding sequence ATGAAGCGAAAGAAGCTGTTCGATGCCGCGGGAATCCAGCGATCCCTCGGCCGTCTCGCGCTGGAGGTGGCCGAAAGGCTCCACGGCTGCCAGGATGTCGTCCTCATCGGAATCCACCGCCGCGGCGTGCCGCTGGCTCGCCGGGTGGCCAAGGCCCTCGAAAAGGCGGAGAACATCGTCCTTCCGGTGGGCGCGTTGGACATCAATCTATACCGGGACGATTTTTCCTCCGTGGGGACCGCCCCGGTCCTGCGGGGAACGCAGGTGGAGTTCCCCATCGAGGGGAAAACGGTGATCCTCGTGGACGACGTTCTCTTCACGGGCCGCACCGTCCGGGCGGCCCTGGACGCGCTGGTGGACATCGGCCGGCCCGCCCGGGTCCAGCTGGCGGTCCTCGTGGACCGAGGCCACCGGGAACTGCCCATTCAGGCCGACTACGTGGGCCTCTCCCTCAGCACCCGAAGGGAGGACCACGTGGAACTTCGGCTCAAGGAGATCGACGGGGAGGATTCCCTCATCCTCGAAAGCCCCGAATCCGGCGCCGGAAAGCGCGGGAAGCGTTAG
- a CDS encoding aspartate carbamoyltransferase catalytic subunit, with protein MQMHQKDLVGIESLSAQEITLILDTADKMAEVSRRPLKKVPALRGKMVVNLFFENSTRTRSSFEIAEKRLSADTLNFSASTSSLQKGESLVDTVLNLERMQPDCYVMRHGSPGACQLIRPFTKAVLINAGDGAHEHPTQALLDAHTIRQKKGGFRGLEVLIAGDIAHSRVVRSNIFLLTKMGAKVTLCGPATMLPPHLDSLGVRVTSDFDRALEGKDVVMMLRIQLERQRKGLFPSLLEYYKYFGLTEERLKRADKDVIVMHPGPINRGVEMASEVADGPYSVILDQVENGVSVRMAILYLLLGGGDDEASH; from the coding sequence ATGCAGATGCACCAGAAGGACCTCGTCGGAATCGAATCCCTTTCGGCGCAGGAAATCACCCTCATCCTCGACACGGCCGACAAGATGGCGGAGGTGTCCCGCCGCCCCCTCAAGAAGGTGCCCGCTCTGCGGGGGAAAATGGTGGTGAACCTCTTCTTCGAGAATTCGACCCGCACCCGTTCCTCCTTCGAGATCGCCGAGAAGCGGCTCTCGGCGGACACGCTCAACTTCTCCGCGAGCACCTCCTCCCTCCAGAAAGGGGAGAGCCTGGTGGACACGGTCCTGAACCTGGAGCGCATGCAGCCCGACTGCTACGTCATGCGCCACGGGAGCCCCGGGGCCTGCCAGCTCATCCGCCCCTTCACGAAAGCCGTCCTGATCAACGCGGGGGACGGGGCCCACGAGCACCCCACCCAGGCCCTCCTCGACGCCCACACCATCCGGCAGAAAAAGGGAGGGTTTCGGGGCCTCGAAGTTCTGATCGCGGGGGACATCGCCCACTCACGGGTGGTCCGATCGAACATCTTTCTCCTGACCAAGATGGGGGCCAAGGTGACCCTGTGCGGTCCCGCCACCATGCTTCCGCCCCACCTGGACTCGCTCGGAGTGAGGGTGACCAGCGATTTCGACCGGGCCCTGGAGGGGAAGGACGTGGTCATGATGCTCCGGATCCAGCTGGAGCGTCAGAGGAAGGGCCTCTTCCCGTCCCTCCTGGAGTACTACAAGTACTTCGGCCTGACCGAGGAGCGGCTGAAGCGGGCGGACAAGGACGTGATCGTGATGCACCCGGGCCCCATCAACCGGGGCGTGGAAATGGCCTCCGAAGTGGCCGACGGGCCCTATTCGGTGATTCTGGACCAGGTGGAGAACGGCGTGTCCGTCCGGATGGCCATCCTCTACCTCCTCCTCGGTGGGGGGGACGATGAAGCGTCTCATTAA